attaTGTTCGAGTCCCATTTCTCGATATGGATTTGACTGATATCCTCCAGACagtaaaatgaaattttatgccATCAGCGCAATTTAGCCTACTGTAAAAGGTTATTTGACTGATATCCTCCAGACagtaaaatgaaattttatgccATCAGCGCAATTTAACCTACTGTATAAAGTTATCTGCCTTCCTGCAGGTTACTAATTTTAGGAAAGATTGTTTTGCTGAAGgatgaagtttttttttttttttgaaattgtgaAGGATGAAGATTTTCTTGGGAAATAAGTGTGATGAAGAACAATGCCACATCTTTTGAATTACCATATGGTGCATATTTCTGATGCAGAAAGCAATGTGAGAATTGAAAATGCAACATGTGAAAAAGCAGAGCTCTTTAACAAGTGTTGGTGGTCCCGTGTCTTGTTTTCATGGTCACCTACTCATTATCCTCTTCTTTTTGGAGATGCATAATTTTTGTTCTGAGAAGAAAAGACCTATCAGCTTCAAATACTAGGTGATTTTTCGTAACATCTCTTCAAGTCTGGGTTGATAGAATCTAAGTAGCTTGGACACTTCACAATTCCTGCGACACCCGTGTCAACACGACATGGGATgtgaataaataattaaatttttaaataacttaattattttatatattttaatatacatatattggTCGTATCCCGACACTCATATCCACAAACTAATCCATACCCCTAATCCTAAAATTTATGTGATCCATACCATATCTAATATCCATATACGAATTCGATCAACATAAGATACATACCCACGACTATGTTGGTGGAATGTAGCAAATATCCCGTGGTATTTCTCTGACTTATAGTGAAgaaatccccccccccccccaaaaaaaaaaggaaaaagaatgaaagaaatgGTCCCAATTCCGGTTGTGGAACAATGTGATCCACCAAGTGCTGAGTAGGTGATGGGGATGCCTCAGTATAAAGTTGTCTGACATATAATATAACAGCAACTCAAACACCTTTTTGGGGCATCCTTACTTCTTAGACTAGTCATTGTTTGATAATGTTACTCTCTGAATATGCCAATTATATGTCTAGTTTCATCTATACTACATGCACAAACGTTATCAACTTAACTAGCTCTTCGTGGCAGAAGTACATCCATAATATATACCGAAAAGAGCTGACAAACTTTAGAAAAAGGGGTACATGCTAAATGCTAACAACTATCACATCGGAGAACGAGAGAGAAGTAGCATGTTATTATACAGAAAGATAACACACAAGTTAACATGACAGACATGCATCTGGGCCAATGTGCCATAGCCCAAAGACAAATCCTTAAGTCCATTGGATCAACTGGGGCATATTTTTTACGACACTAACAATTTAAGAACTATCTTTGTAGATAAATGTGCCCAACCTTTATCCTTGTTGAAAGTCTTCTTGATGTTGTATAAAATACATAGCAAAACTACAAGGAAAATTTTGTGTATTGTACATTACTTAGATGTAATGGTTGCAAAATCTCCTCTCCTCGACTAAAAACTTGGTGAAATAAAAAGGAATAGAATAAGCAGTAGAAGGTACACTTAAAGATATTCACGAGGCATCATTTTCAGTATTTCTCAAACCACTTCTCAACCAAGAACAAATTTCGAGTTTCTGACAAAAAACTTTTTACTCTGAAAGACAACTTCCAAGACTGATAAAAAGAGGAGTTAAACGGATTGGACAATTAAGCATCTAACCTTCTCTAGATTGGTCTCTTGGACCTTGTGTTGGACTTCCAAAATGGACTGGTACACTCATATGGGCTATTTGCTAACTTTTAGCATTGTGTATAGCTGAGTAGTGGTATCCAAAACATCTATAAATTTTTGACGGTGAGTAGAGGTGGATCCAAGAATTAGGCTATATAAATTCAGTCTTTAAGATCCTTAACATTGAACCcaatatattttaaaagttatCAATTCTTTATtgcaatattaataaatttttacACATGAATTTATGTTTGAAAGAACTGGGTTCAGATGAACTGGTAACTTAACGTTGCATCCGTTCCTAATATGAACATAATTATTATCGTATATTAACTAGAGTCGTTGTAGGAACCAATATAGTTCAAATCTTAGTATCAATATTAAGGCTCTGTGGGGTTAAAAGGTGCAGACTGGGTTTTATACATGGTCTCAAGACTGCTACTTTCTCTGGGATTTGTCTCTCCAATATCAATCTTCATCGCACCCAAGACAGAGGCAGACCTACCCCTAGAGTAGCGAGGGTCACGTGCCCCCAATAACCTCAAAAAAATATAcacatacatatgtatatatcataaataTGAGGCCTATATTTTGATTGGCTGCATTGGTTGATACAGGGTGCACAAATGATCATTGTTCACAAAGCTAGTCATCAACTACAATTATCTATCTTACTTTATTCAAGTAGTTTAATCAAGTTTTCTAAGAATTAGACAGATCAAGGCACGGAAAGCAGACaaaatatatcctttaaaaGGATATCTCAATCGCCTCTTCTGCCCTACTTCGTTCATGCCAATCATTCTCTCCTATCCCAAGAGCAGATCAGGGCATGGCATTTGGTGCATCAACAAGTTCATTGCTTTCCTTGAGAGATTCCGATTCAATAGTAGGAGTTATTTAACTAATACCAGATATTGTAGCACACGGGAGAACAGGAAAGAAACAAAGGTGATCATTCTAATGGAATGTCAACCCAAGCATAATGATTACCGTTGGTATCCtaagattatgaattttatcCCAGTAAATTGATAAGCGACTTACAAGTTACGGGTTCGAGCCATGCAACATCACACCCCTTGGTGTGGCCGTTCTCCGACCCTCCTAATATGAGATGCTCTGCTAATATGAGATGCTTTGTACACAAGACAACCTTTTAAATTAAAAGTTATTCTGTATAAGCCAAGATTTACAAATGTCTAGTACAATCATATGGCAACATATTCCAAAACGTATATGATATAGTATAGTGTAATAAATTACTACTATTATATTTCTATTACATCTCACATGGATGCAAATATTTTACAgcaacatcaaaacaaagaCGAATAGATACTTCTATAGTTCTTTTACACAACAACACAAAAGGCAAATATGAAGCATATCAGAGCAAAGATGCTTCAATCGAAGTACTGATGCAAGAACTTACGAATACCTCTCATGAATCCACCTTTCTTCTTTTCCCTCTTATGCCACTTATTCTCTTCCTtagctttttcttcttcttcaccatTGTTATAATGAAAACGATTCCTCAATTTCATTTCATAGTGCTTCGCATAAAGCTTTGATCTTTCGTCAGCCACATCATTAACATGATGAGCATGGaattgattttcattttttgatttaatttcatcaaaattaCCTTGATTCTCGAGATTGATTTGCAACTTCGATATCATCCTCTGTTCGTGATCATTGTCTTCGTTATCGTCATGGTGATGGTGGTGGTGAGGTAATTGATCCTTCAATTTCATTCCCCCAAACTTCTCGCGATCGTATAGAAACTTCCAGATCTTCTTATCATTGTACTGGTGGCGGCGGAAACTGAACCGATCCGATGGAATCTGACGCACTCCAATACGATAGACAAACTTATCGAAGTCAATGTTTCTCTTAGAAGGCAGTATCATATCATTACCAAAAGGGATCTGACGCTGTGATCCCGGCTTCAGGTGGTGACATAGGCGGAACGGTAGACTAGAACGAAACCTGAATCGACGGTTGATCGGCCGGAATCTGACTAAGGTCAACGGCACTGAATGGACGGAACGAGTATCTTCGTGATCGGACTTACTAGGGATGTTAACATTAACCGCAGAATCATCCGATTCCGGTAGAGTATGAGGAAGTTCAGGGAGGATAACGTCATTTTCCGAAGGAAGTTTGAGGTGCGTGACGTCATTTTCCGGCTGAGTTAATGGAGTACGAGCAATTGAGAGGGTGAAGAAGAGGAAAAGGACAGCGACGGAGAGTTTCGCCATAGTGAAAAGTTAAAATTGTTTAATCAGGATAATTGAATTCGATATACATAGGGTGGGGTGACGGGCAGTTCGGGCAAGCGGAGTAGGGTAGAAAGAGAGGTTAATGGGGCAACGGGCAACTCGGTTACTACCAACACGTGGCTGGAACTGAAATCACCCGCTAATAATTAGTTTTAGTTAGAAATTTAATTTAAGTTTAATCCAATATATTCTACGTTATAccattaaaattgaaattattttatttcataaaaaattcaagaattattaTCTCACCACAAGTAAATTCACGTACCAAAGTAAAAGTAAGCATTTTAAATAAATtcttttggagaaaaaaaatgaaaattataaaataagaattatatTGAGTTTCTCGAAATCTATTTAGTTTCAACTTTGCCACTTGGGCTCGTTCCAGTTCAAATCATGGGAAGAAATTGCTTTTGATAAGTAAggctttttcaaaataaaatatagaaaatttatgcaaaataaatttaattgtgaaattatttatctaaattTGAATCAatctaaattatttattttttaataaatctaTGGCCCAAACTATTTATTCTCTTACCCACTTtctcatttcttatttcatGCATAACGTCAGTATTACTGCTATGAATTATTCctttgtgatactccatcggtatattAATACTATATCGGCATCATATAAGATTGATCTTAAGTCTCTGTAATACTTTATCGAtatattgataccctatcgGTATTATATAAGATTGcgttttttttaagaaataaaaataaaacaattaaaaaaaattattaaaattacaatcttatttattaaactttaaattagtaaaaaatatattctttgtgatactccgtcgATATATTGATACTATATTGGTGTCATAAAGGGTTGAGCTTAATCCTCAGTGATACTCCGTTTGTATATTGATACCTTATCAGTATTATATAGGGTGGGTGCTGACATCAGcgcacaaattttaaaataaatttatgtcattttaaaattaaaaaaggtatgaaagtaatgagaCATTTAAGGATAAATACTTTTCCTTTTTAGAATACAAGTGTTCTTTTCTCataaaatattttggtgatataaatttaaattagtctagtctaaaaataaattatctaactACTAAAGCAAAATGAGCAaccaaaaaaatgataaaattatgcaatttcaCTCGGCATCAATCAAGAAAACACCTAGATTCGAATATGTTTTCTTATCAAAGTGTTGATTTTGAGCATCTAGGTGATTTCTACCTTCCAGTTCTATAGTTTAATGTCCTAATGAGTAATCAATATAGGAAATCACCAATACTTTCATATTAGAGCAATTTTGTCCTCAgcataattaaataacaatataacGACAAGGATTATAATATAGCGATAAGTATCTCTGATTCAAAGTCCAGGTGGAGATACTAAATTGCCTTATTAGAAGTACTTTACACGCAATATAAAACTTCTGCGTAAAttcaatctttttttaaaaaaaatagcaatATGTGTCATAGACCATAAGTCTTCTTCCACCTTTTTTGCACCTTCCAGATAAGCGTGTTCCATATGCAGAGAAATTACTCTAGTGTAACATTTTTAGCTCATTCAAGGTCACTGTAGTTTCTTTTTGGGCCCTATAGAACAGTCGTCAGTAGGTGGTAGGGTAGGTAAAAAGTATTTTTCAGTGATTAGTGTTTAAAAGCTACTTATACTGGATAATTCGAAActaatttgaaaatca
The genomic region above belongs to Solanum dulcamara chromosome 5, daSolDulc1.2, whole genome shotgun sequence and contains:
- the LOC129888663 gene encoding uncharacterized protein LOC129888663, with the translated sequence MAKLSVAVLFLFFTLSIARTPLTQPENDVTHLKLPSENDVILPELPHTLPESDDSAVNVNIPSKSDHEDTRSVHSVPLTLVRFRPINRRFRFRSSLPFRLCHHLKPGSQRQIPFGNDMILPSKRNIDFDKFVYRIGVRQIPSDRFSFRRHQYNDKKIWKFLYDREKFGGMKLKDQLPHHHHHHDDNEDNDHEQRMISKLQINLENQGNFDEIKSKNENQFHAHHVNDVADERSKLYAKHYEMKLRNRFHYNNGEEEEKAKEENKWHKREKKKGGFMRGIRKFLHQYFD